A region of the Streptomyces sp. NBC_00442 genome:
CGAGACCGTTCTCGACCTGCGCGAACGCCCGCTCCGCCCGCTCCGCGGCATCGGTGGCGACCCACCGTGCGGACTCCCCGCCGAGGATGCGGCGGTGGTGCTCGTTGATGAGCGCGTTGCGGGCGCCGGTCAGCTGGGCGGCCGCGACCGCGGCGAGCATCGGATCGCCGCCCTCCGCCGCGAGCAGCTCGGCCAGTTCCCGCTGCGCCTCGCCGAACGCGAGCGCCGCGCGCTGGAGCAACACCGGGGTGTTCTGGACGAGTTGGCGCGCCTGAAGGGAGCGCGGTTCGTCGTTGAGGCCGATCGAGGGGTCGCGTACCTCGACCATCGCCAGGAACTGCCGGCGCACCGCGGCCACCGCGGACTCGCCGTCCGCGCGGTCGCGCACGGCCCGTACGACATCCCCGACGTGGTTCATCATCGGCGCGATGACGAGGTCTTCCTTGGTGCCGAAGTAGTTGAAGACCGTCATCTTCGAGACGTCCGCCGCGGCCGCGATCTCCGCGACGGAGACGTGGTCGAAACCGCGCTCGGTGAACAGGTCCAGCGCGGTGCGCCAGATCCGCATCCCGGTCTCCCGCTTCTTGCGTTCGCGCAGGCCCTCACCAGCAGTCATGCGCATCACTGTACCAGGATGAAATTTAAGCCCAGATGAAATATTGACTCGGTATATTTTCTGATCCATGGTGGTGCCCATGACGAAGACCTCGAAGAAGTCCATGCGCACGAACCCGGCCGCTCCCAACACCAACCCGGCCGCCCCCACCAAGGCCGCGGCCGACGCCCCCGCCCCCCTCATGACCAGGACCCAGACCGTCATCGGCTTCATCGTCTGCATCGCCACGGTCCTGCTGGCCGTGCTCGACACCAACATCGTGTCGGCGGCGACCGTGCCCATCGCCCGCGACCTCGATCCCGTCCACGGGGTCGACAAGATCCCCTGGCTGATCAGCGCGTTCGCGCTCGCCTCGGCCGCGGCGCTGCCCCTGTACGGAAAGCTCTGCGACAGCCTCGGCGCGAAGAAGGTCTTCGTCGGCGCCGTCGCCTCCTTCCTGCTCGGCTCGGCGTTGTGCGGCGCCGCCCAGTCCATGACCGAACTGATCGCGGCCCGCGCCCTGCAAGGACTCGGCGGCGGCGGCCTGATGAGCGTCACGATGGTGGTGCTCGCCCAGCTCAGGACCCCGGGCGGCGGCAGCGGCGGCAGGGCGAGCGGGGTCGGCGGGATCGTCGCGGGCACCGGCATGGCCATCGGCCCCTGGATCGGCGGAACGCTCTCCGACCACGCCAACTGGCGCTGGATCTTCTACATCAACCTGCCGCTCGGCATCGCCGCCCTGATCGGCGCGATCCTCGTACTGAAGCTCCCGGTCTCTCCCGTACGCCACCGCATCGACTACCTCGGCGCGGCCCTCGCCGCCGCCTTCACCAGCAGCCTGCTGCTCGCGACGAGCTGGGGCGGCAAGGACTACGCCTGGGCCTCGCCCCAGATCATCGGCCTGTTCGTGACCTGCGCCCTCTCGCTCGCCCTGTTCCTGCGCCGCCAGACGACCGCCGCCGAACCGGTGCTTCCGCTCTCCATGTTCAAGGTGCCCCAGCTGCGGTACGGCTTCGCGATCCAGGGGCTGCTCGGCGCCGCGATGATGGGCGCGCTGGTGTACGTCATGGTCTACCTCCAGGCGGTGCGCGGCATCGAGCCGGCCGCCGCCGGGCTCTACCTCATCCCCATGGCGATCGGCATGACCATCGTCGGCCTCGGTGCCGGCAGGCTCTCCGACCGCGGCTGGCGGATGAAGACCTTCGTACTGACCGGCACGATCGCCTCCGCCGTCGGCCTCGCGCTGCTCGCCACCCTCGACACCGACACCTCGCTCTGGCTGATCCGCGCCGCGCTGCTCGTCATGGGCTGCGGGTTCGGCCTGCTCATAGGCCAGCTCATCCCGTACGTCCAGAACGCCGCCCCCGCCCACCAGTTGGGCATCGCCACCACCAGCATCCGGTTCTTCCAGACGCTGGGGAACGCGCTCGGCGCCGCCGTCTTCGGCACGCTGCTCAGCCGGGTGTACGAGGCGAAGGTGCCGGGCGGGTCGACCAGCGCCATCGCCCACCTGACCGGCGCCGCCCACGCCACCGCGGTGCACGGCTTCGTCACCGCGATGGACGTCGTCTTCCTGGTGGCGGCCGGGGTCATGGCCCTCGCCGCTGTCCTTGCCGTGCGACTGCCCGCCGAGACGCAGGCCGCACCGGTACCGGCTCCGCACGAAGCGGAACTCATCGCCGCCTGAACACACTTCGGCCCCGCACCCCTCAACGGGGGTACGGGGCCAAGGCGTTGGCGCGTACTAGGCCAGGAGCGCCGGGATCGTCGCCTCGTGGACCGTGCGCAGTTCCGCGAGGCCGAGGCTGAACTCGCCCTGGATCTCGACGGCTTCGCCGTCCACGACACCGATCCGGGTGGCCGGGAGACCGCGCGCCCCGCACATGTCGGTGAAGCGCAGCTCCTCCGAGCGCGGCACGGACACGACCGCGCGGCCCGCCGACTCCGAGAAGAGGAAGGTGAACGCGTCGAGCCCGTCCGGGACGACCAGGCGTGCGCCCTTGCCGCCCTTGAGGCAGGACTCGGTCACCGCCTGGATCAGACCGCCGTCGGACAGGTCGTGCGCGGCGTCGATCATGCCGTCGCGGGAACCCGAGATCAGGATCTCGCCGAGCAGCTTCTCGCGGTCCAGGTCGACCCGCGGCGGCAGACCGCCGAGGTGCCGGTGGACGACCTCGGACCACGCCGAGCCGCCGAACTCCTCACGGGTGTCACCGAGGAGGTACAGCAGCTGCCCCTCCTCGGCGAACGCGATCGGGGTGCGCCGGTTCACGTCGTCGATCACGCCGAGCACCGCGACCACGGGGGTCGGGTGGATGGCGGTGTCGCCCGTCTGGTTGTAGAGCGAGACGTTGCCGCCGGTCACCGGGGTGCCGAGCTGGAGGCAGCCGTCCGCCAGACCGCGGGTGGCCTCGGCGAACTGCCACATCACGTCCGGGTCCTCGGGGGAACCGAAGTTCAGGCAGTCCGAGATGGCGAGGGGCTTCGCGCCGGAGGCCGCCACATTGCGGTAGGCCTCGGCGAGCGCGAGCTGGGCGCCGGTGTACGGGTCGAGCTTGGCGTAACGGCCGTTGCCGTCGGTCGCCATGGCCACGCCGAGATTGGACTCCTCGTCGATGCGGACCATGCCCGCGTCCTCGGGCATCGCGAGCACCGTGTTGCCCTGCACGAAGCGGTCGTACTGGTCGGTGATCCACGCCTTGGAGGCCTGGTTCGGGGAACCGACGAGCTGGAGGACCTGCTCCTTCAGCTCGTCGCCGGACCGCGGGCGGGCCAGCTTGCCGGCGTCGTCGGCTTGGAGCGCGTCCTGCCAGGAGGGGCGGGCGAACGGGCGGTGGTAGACCGGGCCCTCGTGGGCGACGGTGCGCGGCGGCACGTCCACGATTTGCTCGCCGTGCCAGAAGATCTCCAGCTGGGAGCCCTCGGTCACCTCACCGATGACGGTGGCGATGACGTCCCACTTCTCGCAGATCTCCATGAAGCGCTCGACGTGCTGCGGCTCGACGACCGCGCACATGCGCTCCTGCGACTCGCTCATGAGGATTTCCTCGGGCGAGAGCGAGGAGTCGCGCAGCGGCACGGTGTCCAGCTCGACGCGCATGCCACCGGAACCGGCGCTCGCGAGCTCCGAGGTCGCACAGGAAAGGCCCGCGCCACCGAGGTCCTGGATGCCCGCGACGAGCTTCTCCTTGAAGATCTCAAGGGTGCACTCGATGAGGAGCTTCTCCTGGAACGGGTCTCCGACCTGGACGGCGGGCCGCTTGGCGGGACCCGTCGACTCGAACGTCTCGCTCGCGAGGACCGAGACGCCGCCGATGCCGTCACCGCCGGTACGGGCGCCGTACAGGATGACCTTGTTGCCGGGACCCGACGCCTTGGCGAGGTGGATGTCCTCGTGCTTCATCACGCCGATGCAGCCGGCGTTGACCAGCGGGTTGCCCTGGTAGCAGGCGTCGAAGACGACCTCGCCGCCGATGTTCGGCAGGCCCAGGCAGTTGCCGTAGCCGCCGATGCCGGAGACGACGCCGGGCAGGACGCGCCGGGTGTCGGGGTGGTCGGCCGCGCCGAAACGCAGCGGGTCGACGACCGCGACCGGGCGGGCGCCCATGGCGAGGATGTCGCGCACGATGCCGCCGACGCCGGTGGCCGCGCCCTGGTAGGGCTCGATGTAGCTGGGGTGGTTGTGCGACTCGACCTTGAAGGTGACCGCGTACCCCTGGCCGACGTCGACGACGCCCGCGTTCTCACCGATGCCCACGAGCATGGCGTCGTTCTCGGGGACCTTGTCGCCGAACTGCTTCAGGTGGACCTTGCTGCTCTTGTACGAGCAGTGCTCGGACCACATGACGGAGTACATGGCGAGCTCGGCGCCGGTCGGGCGGCGGCCGAGGATCTCCCGGATGCGCGCGTACTCGTCCTCCTTGAGGCCGAGCTCCTTCCAGGGCTGCTCGACGTCCGGGGTCTCGGCGGCGTGCAGAACAGTGTCGAGGCTCATGCGTTGACCAGCTTCTTCAGGATCGAGGTGAAGAATCCGAGGCCGTCGGTACGCCCCGTACCGATCAGCGGCTCCACGGCGTGCTCGGGGTGCGGCATCAGGCCGACGACGTTGCCGGCGGCGTTGGTGATGCCGGCGATGTCACGGAGCGAGCCGTTCGGATTGCCGTCGAGGTAGCGGAACGCGACCCGGCCCTCGGCCTCCAGCTCGTCGAGCGTGTGCTCGTCGGCGACGTACCGGCCGTCCATGTTCTTCAGCGGAACCTGGATCTCCTGGCCGGCCTCGTAGTCGGCGGTCCAGGCGGTCTCCGCGTTCTCCACCCGCAGCTTCTGCTCGCGGCAGATGAAGTGCAGGTGATTGTTGCGGAGCATGGCGCCCGGCAGCAGGTGCGACTCGGTGAGGATCTGGAAACCGTTGCAGATGCCGAGGACCGGAAGGCCGGCCTTCGCCTGCTCGATGACCGTTTCCATCACCGGCGAGAACCGGGAGATGGCCCCGGCCCGCAGATAGTCCCCGTAACTGAACCCGCCGGCGAGGACGACCGCGTCGACCTGCTTGAGGTCCTTGTCGCGGTGCCAGAGCGAGACCGGTTCGGCACCGGCGATGCGCACGGCCCGCAGGCTGTCGCGGTCGTCGAGCGTGCCGGGGAAGGTGACAACGCCGATACGTGCAGTCACTTGGACTGCTCCTCGACCTTGACGGTGAAGTCTTCGATGACGGTGTTGGCGAGGAAGGTCTCGGCCATCTCGTGGATGCGGGCGAGGGCGGCCTCGTCGACCGGCCCCTCTACTTCCAGCTCGAAACGCTTT
Encoded here:
- the purQ gene encoding phosphoribosylformylglycinamidine synthase subunit PurQ; this encodes MTARIGVVTFPGTLDDRDSLRAVRIAGAEPVSLWHRDKDLKQVDAVVLAGGFSYGDYLRAGAISRFSPVMETVIEQAKAGLPVLGICNGFQILTESHLLPGAMLRNNHLHFICREQKLRVENAETAWTADYEAGQEIQVPLKNMDGRYVADEHTLDELEAEGRVAFRYLDGNPNGSLRDIAGITNAAGNVVGLMPHPEHAVEPLIGTGRTDGLGFFTSILKKLVNA
- a CDS encoding MFS transporter is translated as MTRTQTVIGFIVCIATVLLAVLDTNIVSAATVPIARDLDPVHGVDKIPWLISAFALASAAALPLYGKLCDSLGAKKVFVGAVASFLLGSALCGAAQSMTELIAARALQGLGGGGLMSVTMVVLAQLRTPGGGSGGRASGVGGIVAGTGMAIGPWIGGTLSDHANWRWIFYINLPLGIAALIGAILVLKLPVSPVRHRIDYLGAALAAAFTSSLLLATSWGGKDYAWASPQIIGLFVTCALSLALFLRRQTTAAEPVLPLSMFKVPQLRYGFAIQGLLGAAMMGALVYVMVYLQAVRGIEPAAAGLYLIPMAIGMTIVGLGAGRLSDRGWRMKTFVLTGTIASAVGLALLATLDTDTSLWLIRAALLVMGCGFGLLIGQLIPYVQNAAPAHQLGIATTSIRFFQTLGNALGAAVFGTLLSRVYEAKVPGGSTSAIAHLTGAAHATAVHGFVTAMDVVFLVAAGVMALAAVLAVRLPAETQAAPVPAPHEAELIAA
- the purS gene encoding phosphoribosylformylglycinamidine synthase subunit PurS translates to MPVARVVVDVMLKPEILDPQGQAVQRALPRLGFEGIGDVRQGKRFELEVEGPVDEAALARIHEMAETFLANTVIEDFTVKVEEQSK
- the purL gene encoding phosphoribosylformylglycinamidine synthase subunit PurL, giving the protein MSLDTVLHAAETPDVEQPWKELGLKEDEYARIREILGRRPTGAELAMYSVMWSEHCSYKSSKVHLKQFGDKVPENDAMLVGIGENAGVVDVGQGYAVTFKVESHNHPSYIEPYQGAATGVGGIVRDILAMGARPVAVVDPLRFGAADHPDTRRVLPGVVSGIGGYGNCLGLPNIGGEVVFDACYQGNPLVNAGCIGVMKHEDIHLAKASGPGNKVILYGARTGGDGIGGVSVLASETFESTGPAKRPAVQVGDPFQEKLLIECTLEIFKEKLVAGIQDLGGAGLSCATSELASAGSGGMRVELDTVPLRDSSLSPEEILMSESQERMCAVVEPQHVERFMEICEKWDVIATVIGEVTEGSQLEIFWHGEQIVDVPPRTVAHEGPVYHRPFARPSWQDALQADDAGKLARPRSGDELKEQVLQLVGSPNQASKAWITDQYDRFVQGNTVLAMPEDAGMVRIDEESNLGVAMATDGNGRYAKLDPYTGAQLALAEAYRNVAASGAKPLAISDCLNFGSPEDPDVMWQFAEATRGLADGCLQLGTPVTGGNVSLYNQTGDTAIHPTPVVAVLGVIDDVNRRTPIAFAEEGQLLYLLGDTREEFGGSAWSEVVHRHLGGLPPRVDLDREKLLGEILISGSRDGMIDAAHDLSDGGLIQAVTESCLKGGKGARLVVPDGLDAFTFLFSESAGRAVVSVPRSEELRFTDMCGARGLPATRIGVVDGEAVEIQGEFSLGLAELRTVHEATIPALLA
- a CDS encoding TetR/AcrR family transcriptional regulator, encoding MTAGEGLRERKKRETGMRIWRTALDLFTERGFDHVSVAEIAAAADVSKMTVFNYFGTKEDLVIAPMMNHVGDVVRAVRDRADGESAVAAVRRQFLAMVEVRDPSIGLNDEPRSLQARQLVQNTPVLLQRAALAFGEAQRELAELLAAEGGDPMLAAVAAAQLTGARNALINEHHRRILGGESARWVATDAAERAERAFAQVENGLGGYPGPA